A window of bacterium genomic DNA:
TTAGTGTTGCGGCAAAACGCAAACTGCACAGGCACGGCATTCAGATAGGCCGCGTAATTCTGCGAGGTCGTGTCGGCGTCGTACAGGTACTGCACAAACTGCCACGGCTCATCCAGCGAGGACCCGGCTCTTTCGCCCGGACGCGGCGCTACATAGGCCACGGGTGAGACGGGCCGCAGCGGAGGCAGCTCAAAGGCGACGTTCGGTCCGTTGCCGAAGGTGCGCGCGAGGGCCGGTCCGGCCCCGAGCACCGCGCACAGGCAGAGGATACACAGCGCACTCAGTGGTTTCACGCAACCTCCGAAGAAAAAGCGAAAATAAAGCAGGCCGCCGGGGGCGGTCCTTATCCCTTAGCACTTAGCCCTTACTTCAAAAGCATCAGCTTTTGCGTGGTGGCAAAGTCCGGCGTGCTCAGACGCGCGAAGTAGATCCCGGAAGGCAGGGCACTGCCATCGAATCCGATGCGGTGCTCGCCGGCTTCATACACGCCATCGGCCAGAGTGCCGACCTGCCGGCCACTCACATCATACAATCCGATGTGCGCCCGCGCGCTGTGCGGCAGACTCAAACTCAGCGTGGTGGAGGCATTGAAGGGATTGGGATAAGCCGACAGCGCATAGCCCAGGGGGATCGGATCCCGGCGCGGCTCGATTCCCGCGGTCATGCGGTCGCGGCCCGTTTTCAGAATATAGAAATCCCAGTTGTGCGTCTGCGAGGTGGTGTAGCCCGCCATGATGTAGCAATCGTCGCGGGTCGGCTGCATGGCATACGGCAGCATGCTCCACGTGCTGTTGGTATACTCTTCATCCCAGCGGACAATACCGTCGGTGTCGATGCGCGCAATGTAGAAGTGGCCGCGCAGTGTGCCGCTGACAATGTAATTGCTGTCCGCCAGAATGTCCACCGAATAGAAGGCACCGCTGGTGCCCGCCGGGCCGTAGGTGTGCGTCCATTGCGTGCGGCCGAGGGAATCGGTCTTCACCAGATACGGCTTGTCGTCACCCGAGGAGGTGTTGCTCTTGCCCGCCACAATGTAGCCGCCGTCGTACGTCTGCTTCACCGCACGGAAAAGCTCATCCCCCGAGCCGCCGATGTACTTTGTCCATTGGGAGTGGCCCGTGGCATCGGTCTTGACCAGATAGCCGTCGCCTTCGAAGTAGTGGGTGCGCCCGGCGATGATGTAGCCGCCGTCGGCAGTCTGCTGCACCGAATAGCCGGCGTCATCGTTGTGGTTGATGTACCGCGTCCAGGTCGGGTTGCCCTGCGCATCGGTCTTGCGCAAATAGATGTTGAAGGTCTGCCCCACCGCGTCGGAGGCTCCGGTCAGGATGTAACCGCCATCCGTGGTCTGCTGCACGTCGTTGGCGTACTCTTCGGCGGTGCCGGTGTAGGTGCGGTTCCACTGCTGAATACCGAGGGAGCTGATCTTCATCAGGTAGACATGCAGCGGCCCGTTTTCCTGCGTCTGGGAATAGCCGGTGACAATGTAGTAGTTGTCCGCCGTGCGGCGGATGGCTAGCGCCGCATCGTGGTACGGCGTACCGTAGGTGCGATACCAAGGGGAATTGCCGAGGCTGTCCAGCGCGGCCACATACATGTCCCAGCCGCCCGCTCCCCAGCTTCCCGTGTAGCCGCACAGCAGATAGGTGCCGGCGCCGGTCTGCACAATTCCGGTGACGGTGTCAATCGAATCTCCGGCGATGGTCCGCGTCCAACGCGTCAGCGGGTTCGGCTGCGCAAATACCACGCTGCCGCACAATACCCAGATCCCAATCCACAAGCTGCGTGTCATGTTCCCTCCCTGAAACAAAACGCTGAAACTCTGAAAAGCTGAAAGAAGCGCTATCGTCGTCGGTGTTCCGTTCCCTTCCCAAGTACGTAAGGGGACCGAATGACAAGTTGTGTCTGATCGGTCTTCCCTTCATCCCTCATCCCTCATCCTTCCGCCTTCATCCTTCTCTTCACTTCCACACGCTCTCCCGGTCCAGCGCATATCTCCTCTGCCCGGCGGGAGCCGAGCGCCAGAAGATGAAGATGCACATGACCAGCCAAAGAGCATCCTCCAGAATCTTGTTGATCCCGACTTTGCTGGCCAGAGCCTTGGAGACACCGCCGCTGCCGAAACAGCCGCAGTCGATATTCAGGCCGCGCGCCACCGCCTGGCCGATGAGCACAATAAACATCAGCAACATGGCTCCGGCAATCAGGCTGGCTATGCGTTTCCATTTGTTGGAAAAGAGCGCAATGGCCACCACCGCTTCGAGCGCCGGCAAAAAGATCGCCACCGGATAGATGTAATCCTGGCCAATGATGGGGAAGGATACGCGGTAGTTGGCAATCGCCTTGGCAAAGTCGAGGGGATCGAGCAATTTGGGGATTGCTGCCAACAGATACACCACGGCAATCCCGAGGCGGCAGACCCACTCCAGCACGAGGAGTATGATACGTTTAGAGGTAGAGTTCATCACGTCAAAGGTACCGCTTTTTTTTCACAAAGTCAAGGAGAAGTCCTGAAAAATCCAGTAAGTTAGAATGAACGCAGAGCATAGAAATGGCCCGCCGATCCGGGCAAAATCCGGGCCCTTCCGGTCTATCCTAAAACAAAACAAGGTACCCTCAGCGGTACCCTGTCTTGTTGAATTGTGACATGGATCTGGTTGTCCGGAATGCTATTCTTTCTTCTCGATAAATTCCGT
This region includes:
- a CDS encoding MauE/DoxX family redox-associated membrane protein; this translates as MNSTSKRIILLVLEWVCRLGIAVVYLLAAIPKLLDPLDFAKAIANYRVSFPIIGQDYIYPVAIFLPALEAVVAIALFSNKWKRIASLIAGAMLLMFIVLIGQAVARGLNIDCGCFGSGGVSKALASKVGINKILEDALWLVMCIFIFWRSAPAGQRRYALDRESVWK
- a CDS encoding T9SS type A sorting domain-containing protein, yielding MTRSLWIGIWVLCGSVVFAQPNPLTRWTRTIAGDSIDTVTGIVQTGAGTYLLCGYTGSWGAGGWDMYVAALDSLGNSPWYRTYGTPYHDAALAIRRTADNYYIVTGYSQTQENGPLHVYLMKISSLGIQQWNRTYTGTAEEYANDVQQTTDGGYILTGASDAVGQTFNIYLRKTDAQGNPTWTRYINHNDDAGYSVQQTADGGYIIAGRTHYFEGDGYLVKTDATGHSQWTKYIGGSGDELFRAVKQTYDGGYIVAGKSNTSSGDDKPYLVKTDSLGRTQWTHTYGPAGTSGAFYSVDILADSNYIVSGTLRGHFYIARIDTDGIVRWDEEYTNSTWSMLPYAMQPTRDDCYIMAGYTTSQTHNWDFYILKTGRDRMTAGIEPRRDPIPLGYALSAYPNPFNASTTLSLSLPHSARAHIGLYDVSGRQVGTLADGVYEAGEHRIGFDGSALPSGIYFARLSTPDFATTQKLMLLK